ACACTTTATCAAAGAATATATGCTTGTAAAGATGAAAAGACTGCAAAGAAAGCGTGGTTTATTGCTGGAATTTTTGAATGGCCAATTATGGCATTTATGGGCGTAATATTAGGACTATTTGCTAAAGTTGCTTTTGAACAAGGTTTGTTTTCTGAATTAGGATTTGCTCCAAATAGTCACATCGATCCAGAATTAGGTTTGCCTTTATTATTGTCTAATATTTTACCTGTTGGATTAATGGGATTAATGATGTCTGCTTATTTCTCGGCAATTATGTCAACGGCAGATAGCTGTTTGATGGCTGCTTCTGGAAATTTAAGTACAGATATTATCAGTTATTTTAAGAAAGACAACAACAGTATTTCTATTAAACAAGCACAAATAATTACTTTTATCATTGGAATACTAGCCATTGCACTAGCAACTGTAATGCAGAGTGTGCTTAATTTAATGTTGTACTCTTATGCATTTATGGTCTCTGGATTACTCATACCAGTTATTGCTACTTTGGTCTACAAAAAACCATCGGCAAAAGCTGCCATTGGTGCAATGCTTGCTGGTGGAAGTACTACGCTTATTTTAATTATTTCAGCTATAAAACTTCCTCTAGGTATTGATGCTAACTTTTTTGGCATACTAATATCTGCCCTAACATTTACTACAATTCAATATTTACAAAAACAACAATAACATTATGGCTGAATTAATCATTCAAACAGAAAATATAAAAAACAACATCAAGTATTTAAGTCAATATTTTAAAGCACACAATATAGAATGGAGTTTAATTACTAAAGTTTTTTCTGGCGATAAAGCATTTCTAAAAAATATACTGACTGATGACATTATAGCAAACATTAGTTCAGTTGGCGACTCAAGACTTACGAGTTTAAAAAACTTAAGAGCTGTAAATCCAGATATGAGAACGATTTACATTAAACCACCTGCAAAAAAGTATGCAAAAGAAATTATTAAATATGTAGATATATCATTAAACAGTTCATTAGTAACTATAAAAGCACTCAACAAAGCTGCCAAAGCTGCTAACAAAATTCATAGTATAATTATCATGATTGAATTAGGCGAACTTAGAGAAGGTGTCAATATTTCTAATGTGCTAGATTTTTATGAAGTAGTATTTAATTTATCTCATATAAAAGTTTTAGGCATTGGTTCTAACTTAGGTTGTATGTATGGTGTAGAACCGAGTTACGAAAAGCTACAACAACTTTCCTCCTATAGAGATATTATTGCTTCGCGATTTAAGAAAGAGTTGCCATATATTTCTGGTGGAACTTCTATTACACTTCCTTTGATAGAAGAAGGAAAAGTACCATCTTCTATTAATCATTTTAGAATTGGAGAAGCAGCATTTTTTGGCATCAGTCCTTTAAACAATCAACCGTTTAAAGAACTATCGACAGAAACTTTTTTGTTTACTGCTAATATTATTGAGTTAGAACAAAAAAAACTTATTCCAGAAGGCACAATTGGTGACGCAAATATTGGAAGCACTGCTACTTTCGACGACAAAGATGCTAATGCGACTAGTACTAAAATTATTTTAGATTTTGGTTTGCTAGATGTTGATGTAGAAAACATTACACCTATAGATAAAGCATTAAATTTTGTTGGTGTTACTTCTGATATGTATGTAATGGACATTGGCAATAACAAAGAAAAAAATGGAAAAAAGAAATATAATATAGGTGATAAAATACAATTTAAACTCAACTATATGGCAGTAGCACGATTGCTAAACTCTAAATTTATAGATACTGTTTTTGTGTAAAATTATAATTATATATTTTTCGTGCTGTCGGAAGTTTCCTTCCAACACTTCCTAATATTTGTTAACTTCCAATATGGTCAAGAGAGAACTATCAACAATATAAGAAGCAGAATAAAATAGTCTACTATCTAATAATCTTGACTCTAACAATCTTACAATAATTTATTAGCATTGCTTGGAACTAAATTTTAATGAAATCTGTTACTTTTGGGATATGGAATTTATATTGCAAGATCATTCTTGGCAAGAAGCTTTATTAATAGTACTCAATCTAGTTTTAATAGAATCATTACTTTCTGTAGATAATGCTGCAGTACTAGCAACTATGGTAATGGATTTACCAAAAGAGCAAAGAGCAAAAGCACTTAAATATGGTATTTTTGGTGCTTATGTATTTAGAGGTTTGTGTTTAATTTTAGCAGCACAATTGATAAAAGTTTGGTGGTTAAAACCTTTAGGTGGTGTCTATTTAGTCTATTTATTGATTGATTATTCCTTGAAGAAACTTAATCCACCGAAAGAAGAACACGAAGATGTAAAGAAAGAAAATAGCAAGATTTATAAATACACCATTGGTTTATTAGGTCCATTTTGGGCTACTATTGTAGCTGTAGAAATAATGGACTTAGCTTTTTCTTTAGATAATGTTTTTGCAGCAGTTGCCTTTACAGACAATATCTATTTAATTTGTACTGGTGTTTTTATTGGTATATTGGCAATGCGTTTTGTAGCACAACGATTTGTAAAACTCATGGAAAAATATCCATTCTTAGAAACTGCTGCATTTTTAGTAATTGGCTTATTAGGTTTGAAATTATTACTAGCACTGCCAGCACATTTTTATGGACATTCTCCATTATTTCAGTTTATAGAATCAGAAAAGTTTGATTTAGTAGTTTCTATAATAACGGTATTGATATTTGTAGTACCAGTACTGACTGCCAAATTCTTTAACATTCCTAAAATAAGAGATTGAGTAAAAAAAAATGTGTAATTAAATTAATAAATCTCTTGTATTTCTTCAAGTTCTTTTACAATTAATTCTAATGTTTCTTGAGAAAAACCATAATCACTAGTTTCTAGACTAAGTACTTCTTTCTTTTTATTTCTAATAATTAACTTCCAATTATTTAACCTTTTTCTAGATGGCTTTTTATTAAAACTGTAAGTTAAATTTTCTAAAGGAATAGAAATAGCATTATTTTCTTTAAATATGGTAATGTACTGAAAAATAGTTGGTGCATTTGACAAAAATAATGTTTAGCTTTCTCCAGTTAATCTGAAGAGGATAAAAGCACTGGTGGAGACCAACTTTTTAGCAATAGGATTAATGTATATACAAAAAATGGGTTGATAGATAACTATCAACCTTTTTCATTTTTTGGTATACTTGATGGCTAAAAAAACTCTATTTTTCATTAGATAAATACACATACCATTTGATGAAATTTATTCTATTTTTTAAAGTCAAACCTCTGTGCAAATCAAGATGATTTTTTAGATGGCTAAAATAACCTTCAATTCCATTTGTTGTTCTTGGTATTTTTGGATTTTCTAAATAGTGAAACATATTAGGCAATGCTCTTTTTATTGAGAAGTAGGATCTTCTTAGTAGTTTATGAGTATACCAATACCTTCTAGTTTCTAAGTTAATAGTCTTTTCATTAAGATAGTCTTTGTGTCTTTCATACCATAGCTTTAACTCTCTTGTCCACCATATTTTATCATTCTGTGTTTCTATTTTGAGTAATAGCAAAATATGTTTTCTAAGTTCTTGTCCTGCTATGTGTTTAGGGTATTTAGTAAGCCATAGTAAGCACATTCGTTGAATATGTACCAAGCATCTTTGTATAACTATATTACTGTCAGTATGTTTAATTGCTTTTAATATACTTTTAGCACCATCTGAGGTAATACTTTCTAATTTAATGCCTAAGTGTATTAAATTACTTAAATCTTCCTTAATCTCTTCAAAATGCTCTCCATCTGAAAAACGGATAAGTTGTGTATAGCCATCAAGATTATCTTGATAAGCTATTAAACAGAACTGTGCAAAATAAGTACCGTCCACTCTAAGATTAACTTGTTCTCTTTTTATGATTTTAACCGTGGGCGAACGCTCTAAAATTTTATAAAAGGTTCTTTGTAAGGTGTCTTTTGAATAACCACTATCTCTACATAATGTGTTGTAGGTTTGTCTTTCTATTATCCATTTCTTGAACCATATGAATCGGTTCTTTATTTTTTGTTCTGGTCTATTCCTTGTGAATAATATGCCACAGTTTTTACACTTAAATCTTTGCTTGTTTTGTTGTTTGCCCCAGCATATTACATCTAAACTACTACAGCTCCAACATCGCTTTTTTTTGCCATTTTTTAACAAAGAAAATATTTTATGAAATACATTTCATAAAATATCTAGTTTAACCTTTATTTATAGTACTCTTGATACAATACACCAACTATTTTTCAGTATTATGCCTTAAATATAGTAAGATAATGAATTATAAATAATTTCTTATTTAAGTCAATCTGTATTTGTTTATATATTTTAGAAAAAATAATTATTACTATTCCAATAAAAAGAAAGATAACATCAAACAAGATTATAGCTTCATTCGAATAATTCTTATTTTTGCTACTATTTTTAAATAAAAAGCTACTTACAAAAATTATACCTACAAAGTATAGAATTCGAGGCAAAAAGTTATATCGACTAATGTCATTATCCGAGTAATAGGTCTTGTTGGTTATCATACAATAAAAATATAAAATCACTTTTTCAACAGCTTATTTATTTTTTTTACTAAGCTTGGTCCTTCATAAATTAAACCAGTATATACTTGTACTAAGTCTGCACCAAATTGCATTTTTTCTTTAGCATTTTTAGCACTCATAATGCCACCAACGCCAATAATAGGAATCTCGTGGTTTTTATTTCTAAGATGTTCTATAACAAATGTAGCACTATCTGTTAAAGGTTCACCACTTAAACCACCATTACCAATTTCATTTAACTCATCTTCATAAAGTGTAATACCATCTCTGCTAATTGTAGTATTCGTAGCAATAATACCAGATAGGTTTGTACTATCTACAATCTCTAAAATATCGTTGAGTTGTTCTTTACTTAAATCTGGTGCAATTTTCAGCAATATTGGTTTTGGTTTATCTTTATATTTATTCTGATTTTGCAAACTAAAGATAATGTCTTGCAATGGCTCTTTTTCTTGCAATGCTCTTAAATCTGGTGTGTTAGGCGAACTCACATTCACTACAAAATAATCTGCCATATCATACAAATGATTAAAGCATTGGATATAGTCTTCTTTTGCAATTTCGTTTGGTGTAACTTTATTTTTTCCAATATTTACACCAATAATTAAACTAGATTTTGGATGTTTGTTTCTATACTCTAAAATGTTGTTGCGTACCACTTCCATTCCAGCATTATTAAAACCCATTCTATTAATAATAGCTCTATCTTGCTTTACTCTAAATAATCTTGGCTTCGGATTACCTTCTTGTGGCAAAGGCGTAACAGTACCTACTTCAATAAAACCAAAACCTAAGCAAGATAATGCTTCAATGTATTCTGCATTTTTATCCAAACCAGCAGCTAAACCAACAGGATTTCTAAATTGAAGTCCAAAAAACTGTTTTTCTAGCTTCTTGTTCTTTACTGTATAAAATTGCTTGACCAACCAACCAAGAATAGGAATCTTTACTAAAATTTTTAAGCTTTTTAAAGTTGCATAGTGTGCTTCCTCTGGATCCATTAAAAACAGAAAAAACCTTAAAATCTTATACATGTTGGCAAATTTACAATTTTAACAGAATTTTTATTCCACAAACTTATAAACTACCTTAGAATAAAATGAACAATTTATCTGCAAATACTTTTTTAGAGTCCTAATATCTTTAATATTATTTCTGCGAATATCAGCGACATCTGCGGGAAATTATTTCAAAATAAATGTCTAATGTGTAATTTAAAAAATATTATCACTAATTTCAAGCATGCAAATTCCTTTAGCAGAAAGAGTACGACCAACCAACATCAATCAAGTAAAAGGACAAGACCATTTGTTGGCAAAAGGTAAGCCATTATTCAATATGGTAGCTAATAAACATTTGCAATCGATGATTTTTTGGGGACCACCTGGCGTTGGAAAAACTACGCTAGCATATTTACTAGCACAACAAGCCAATTTGCCTTACGAGCAGTTAAGTGCTATTGCTGCCGGCGTGAAAGATTTAAGACAAATTATAGACAAAGCACAACAAAATGGTACTATTGTTTTATTTATTGATGAAATTCATCGATTTAATAAATCGCAGCAAGATGCTTTATTAGGAGCTGTTGAAAAAGGGTTAATTATCTTAATTGGTGCTACTACAGAAAATCCATCTTTTGAAGTCAATAGTGCTTTATTATCAAGATGTTTGGTATTTACCTTGAAAGCTTTAGATAAAGCTGATTTAATTGATATTGTACAAAATGCATTGCAACAAGATGAGTTATTAAAATCAAAAAATATTACAATTGCTGAGTACGATGCTTTGTTGTATTTTAGTGGAGGCGATGCAAGAAAACTCTTAAATATACTTGATTTAGTACTTGAACAATCGATAGATAAAGATTTAATTACCAATGATATAGTAGAGGAAATTATACAGCAAAATATTGCACGATACGACAAAAGTGGTGAGCAACATTACGATATTATTTCGGCATTTATAAAATCGATGAGAGGTAGCGACCCAAATGCTGCGATATATTGGTTGGCAAGAATGATTGTTGGTGGTGAAGATCCAAAATTTATTGCTAGAAGAATGCTCATCTTTGCATCAGAAGATATTGGTAATGCCAATCCTAATGCTTTGTTATTAGCAGAAGCTTGTTTTAGTGCTGTAGAAAAAGTAGGTTATCCTGAGTGTAGAATTATTTTATCGCAGACAGTCATTTACTTAGCTACTTCTGTTAAAAGTAATGCTTCATATATTGCTATTAATGATGCTATTGATTTAGCAAAGAAAACACAACATTTAAGTGTGCCTTTAAGCATTAGAAATGCACCAACACAACTCATGAAAAATTTGAATTACGGAAAAGACTACAAGTATGCACATCAATTCGAAAACAATTTTGTAGATATGGAGTTTCTACCAGATGAAATTGTAGGAACTACACTATACCAACCAGGAAAAAATCCAAAAGAAATGGCATTACTAGAATTTTTAAAACAACGCTGGAAAAAATACAAGTACTAATGAACTATAATCAACTGAAAAATACACCTTTATTTTTAATTGCTGGACCATGTGTCATTGAGTCAGAAATGATAACCAATACCATTGCCGAAACATTAGTGAATATAACAGATGAATTAGAAATTCCTTTTATTTTTAAAGCATCATTTAAGAAAGCTAACAGAACAAATATTAGTAGTTTTACTTCAATTGGAATAACTGAATCTATTGATATTCTTCGTAATATCAAAAAAAAATACAATTGCAGCATTTTAACAGATGTACATAGTATAGAAGATATTGCTTTAGTTGCAGACTTTGTAGATATTATTCAAATTCCTGCTTTTTTATGCAGACAAACCGATTTAATTCTAGCAGCTGCCGCTACTAATAAAATAGTAAATATTAAAAAAGGTCAGTTTGCAGATATGGACATGATGGCAAAAGCAATTGCAAAAGTACAAAGTGTTGGTAATAATCAAGTAATGTTAACAGAAAGAGGTTCGTTTTTTGGTTATCATGATTTGGTAGTCGATTTTAGAAACATTGTAAAAATGACTGCTTTAGATTGTATTCCAATTATAGATGCAACACATAGCGTTCAACAACCTAATGCTAATTTAGGAAGCAGTGGTGGCAATCCAAAATACGTTGATATGATTGCTAAATGTGGAATTATTGCTGGAGCCAATGGTGTTTTTATAGAAACACATCCCAATCCAAGCGAAGCACTATCAGATGCTGGTTCTATGTTGCCACTCAATGAAATGAGCAATTTATTGATTGACTTAAAGCATGTGTCTGCTATTCAATAAAATACCAATTTCTATTTGACATAAATAAAAAGTCCTTTACAATTGTAAAGGACTTTTGTTGTAATGATTGATATTTTATATTACAGATTGTATTTTCCTGCGTCTAATATCTTTTTAGCAATTCTTCTTCTTGCTTCTTTTACATTAACCGTTTCGTACTTCGTAAATCGTTTTAAACCCATTAACATAATTCTTAACTCATCTCCTTCTGCAAATGACATTAAAGCATCTCGTCCTGCTTTATTAATTCTTTGCATTGCATCACTAAAATATGTTTTTAAAATATCTTTATAAATATCATCTTTCTTTTCTCCTTTTTCAAATATTTTTTGAACTCTCATTAATAAAGATTCTAGTACATAAACTTCAATCAACATATCAGCTGCATTCATAATGATTTCTTGCTCGTCTTTTAATTTTTGCATTAATTTTTGAGCTGCACCACCACCAACTAATAAGAATGCTTTCTTAGCATTTTCTAATGCTTTTACTTCTGCACCAAATTCGCTATCGGTATCATCATCAAAGTTTGGAACTGACATTAATTCTTTTTGTAAAGCCATTCCTGGTGTCATTAAATCTAATTTTCCAGAGAATGCTTTTTTAAATAACATATCTATAGATAACAAACGATTGATTTCATTCGTACCTTCATAAATTCTGGCAATTCTAGAATCTCTATAAGCTCTTGGAGCAGCAGTTTCTTCAGAATATCCCATTCCTCCATGAATTTGTACATTCTCATCAACAATATAGTCTAACACTTCAGAACCAAATACTTTAACAATAGCACATTCTATAGCAAATTCTTCAGCAGCACCCAATAAAGATTCATCAAATGTTTTACCTGCTTTTTTAAGAATGTCTTCAGTAA
Above is a genomic segment from Chitinophagales bacterium containing:
- the kdsA gene encoding 3-deoxy-8-phosphooctulonate synthase, coding for MNYNQLKNTPLFLIAGPCVIESEMITNTIAETLVNITDELEIPFIFKASFKKANRTNISSFTSIGITESIDILRNIKKKYNCSILTDVHSIEDIALVADFVDIIQIPAFLCRQTDLILAAAATNKIVNIKKGQFADMDMMAKAIAKVQSVGNNQVMLTERGSFFGYHDLVVDFRNIVKMTALDCIPIIDATHSVQQPNANLGSSGGNPKYVDMIAKCGIIAGANGVFIETHPNPSEALSDAGSMLPLNEMSNLLIDLKHVSAIQ
- a CDS encoding quinone-dependent dihydroorotate dehydrogenase; its protein translation is MYKILRFFLFLMDPEEAHYATLKSLKILVKIPILGWLVKQFYTVKNKKLEKQFFGLQFRNPVGLAAGLDKNAEYIEALSCLGFGFIEVGTVTPLPQEGNPKPRLFRVKQDRAIINRMGFNNAGMEVVRNNILEYRNKHPKSSLIIGVNIGKNKVTPNEIAKEDYIQCFNHLYDMADYFVVNVSSPNTPDLRALQEKEPLQDIIFSLQNQNKYKDKPKPILLKIAPDLSKEQLNDILEIVDSTNLSGIIATNTTISRDGITLYEDELNEIGNGGLSGEPLTDSATFVIEHLRNKNHEIPIIGVGGIMSAKNAKEKMQFGADLVQVYTGLIYEGPSLVKKINKLLKK
- a CDS encoding transposase; protein product: MFSLLKNGKKKRCWSCSSLDVICWGKQQNKQRFKCKNCGILFTRNRPEQKIKNRFIWFKKWIIERQTYNTLCRDSGYSKDTLQRTFYKILERSPTVKIIKREQVNLRVDGTYFAQFCLIAYQDNLDGYTQLIRFSDGEHFEEIKEDLSNLIHLGIKLESITSDGAKSILKAIKHTDSNIVIQRCLVHIQRMCLLWLTKYPKHIAGQELRKHILLLLKIETQNDKIWWTRELKLWYERHKDYLNEKTINLETRRYWYTHKLLRRSYFSIKRALPNMFHYLENPKIPRTTNGIEGYFSHLKNHLDLHRGLTLKNRINFIKWYVYLSNEK
- a CDS encoding alanine racemase — translated: MAELIIQTENIKNNIKYLSQYFKAHNIEWSLITKVFSGDKAFLKNILTDDIIANISSVGDSRLTSLKNLRAVNPDMRTIYIKPPAKKYAKEIIKYVDISLNSSLVTIKALNKAAKAANKIHSIIIMIELGELREGVNISNVLDFYEVVFNLSHIKVLGIGSNLGCMYGVEPSYEKLQQLSSYRDIIASRFKKELPYISGGTSITLPLIEEGKVPSSINHFRIGEAAFFGISPLNNQPFKELSTETFLFTANIIELEQKKLIPEGTIGDANIGSTATFDDKDANATSTKIILDFGLLDVDVENITPIDKALNFVGVTSDMYVMDIGNNKEKNGKKKYNIGDKIQFKLNYMAVARLLNSKFIDTVFV
- a CDS encoding replication-associated recombination protein A; this encodes MQIPLAERVRPTNINQVKGQDHLLAKGKPLFNMVANKHLQSMIFWGPPGVGKTTLAYLLAQQANLPYEQLSAIAAGVKDLRQIIDKAQQNGTIVLFIDEIHRFNKSQQDALLGAVEKGLIILIGATTENPSFEVNSALLSRCLVFTLKALDKADLIDIVQNALQQDELLKSKNITIAEYDALLYFSGGDARKLLNILDLVLEQSIDKDLITNDIVEEIIQQNIARYDKSGEQHYDIISAFIKSMRGSDPNAAIYWLARMIVGGEDPKFIARRMLIFASEDIGNANPNALLLAEACFSAVEKVGYPECRIILSQTVIYLATSVKSNASYIAINDAIDLAKKTQHLSVPLSIRNAPTQLMKNLNYGKDYKYAHQFENNFVDMEFLPDEIVGTTLYQPGKNPKEMALLEFLKQRWKKYKY
- a CDS encoding DUF475 domain-containing protein gives rise to the protein MEFILQDHSWQEALLIVLNLVLIESLLSVDNAAVLATMVMDLPKEQRAKALKYGIFGAYVFRGLCLILAAQLIKVWWLKPLGGVYLVYLLIDYSLKKLNPPKEEHEDVKKENSKIYKYTIGLLGPFWATIVAVEIMDLAFSLDNVFAAVAFTDNIYLICTGVFIGILAMRFVAQRFVKLMEKYPFLETAAFLVIGLLGLKLLLALPAHFYGHSPLFQFIESEKFDLVVSIITVLIFVVPVLTAKFFNIPKIRD